In Miscanthus floridulus cultivar M001 chromosome 5, ASM1932011v1, whole genome shotgun sequence, one genomic interval encodes:
- the LOC136454886 gene encoding uncharacterized protein, with the protein MDGGSGLNIMYAKTLDEMGVDQTNLRPIQAPFHGIVPGRVITIGTSFQRAYECEVECCGHASVVIASEELATLREKVVEEAPDAKKSTRSFELVEGSREVLLDPSSSEGKKVRIGTTLSSE; encoded by the exons atggatgggggcagcggcctcaacatcatgtacgccaaaacacttgacgagatgggcgtcgaccaaacgaacctccgtcccatccaagcacctttccatggcatcgtgcctgggaG ggtcatcaccatcggcacctccttccagcgcgcttacgagtgcgaggtcgaatgctgcggacatgcATCCGtagtcatcgcctccgaagagctcgccacccttagggagaAGGTCGTCGAAGAGGCACCTGACGCAAAGAAATCAACCAGGTCATTCGAATTGGTAGAAGGCtctagggaggtcctcttggatcccagcagctccgagggcaaaaaagtccgtatcgggaccacgctctcctccgaatag